In Oryza sativa Japonica Group chromosome 11, ASM3414082v1, the following are encoded in one genomic region:
- the LOC9271875 gene encoding uncharacterized protein isoform X2, producing MCGEMEHGFHLHMEHQAIHGGEFKEGICTSIPNPPLPSTSRPNSMVIKVCRREFIPPHIVAEAISTLRGLDLRWSGPITPGERRYVEQYVLAKYPQYSHGLIGDDASASASDSDVVVEQQRRLQTSSSSARGAPAAAARLEPSRLLDMLARKASFPGSFVSIPEIQARNRVLRRCGLADDDDDYLVLFAPTPRDVLVLVGESYPFFRGNYYMSILAGGEADGGDCVRAFAAYKDAKVIAAPESWLDLRIKGSQLSQYFRRKCKHAPKGLFAYPVVVSGPGDGSAAAAAARYSLHWVSEAHRNGWHVLLDATGLAAGDRLPLSLHRPDFVTCALDDARAQPPSAATATVTCLLVRRRSFDVTSLKGDN from the exons ATGTGTGGAGAGATGGAGCATGGGTTTCACCTCCACATGGAGCACCAG GCTATACATGGTGGAGAATTTAAAGAAGGGATTTGCACGTCGATCCCCAATCCTCCTCTTCCTAGCACATCGAGACCAAATAGCATGGTCATCAAG GTTTGCCGGCGGGAGTTCATCCCGCCGCACATCGTGGCGGAGGCGATCTCGACGCTGCGCGGCCTCGACCTCCGGTGGTCGGGTCCCATCACCCCCGGCGAGCGCCGCTACGTCGAGCAGTACGTCCTCGCCAAGTACCCCCAGTACTCCCACGGCCTCATCGGCGacgacgcctccgcctccgcctccgacagcgacgtcgtcgtcgagcagcagcgccgcctgcagacgtcgtcgtcgtcggcgaggggagcgccggcggcggcggcgaggctggagCCGTCGCGGCTGCTGGACATGCTGGCGAGGAAGGCGTCGTTCCCGGGGAGCTTCGTCTCCATCCCGGAGATCCAGGCGAGGAACCGCGTCCTCCGACGCTGcggcctcgccgacgacgacgacgactacctCGTGCTGTTCGCGCCCACGCCCCGCGACGTGCTCGTGCTCGTCGGCGAGAGCTACCCCTTCTTCCGTGGAAACTACTACATGTccatcctcgccggcggcgaggccgacggcggcgactgcgtCCGCGCGTTCGCGGCGTACAAGGACGCGAAGGTGATCGCggcgccggagtcgtggctggACCTCCGCATCAAGGGCTCCCAGCTCAGCCAGTACTTCCGCCGCAAGTGCAAGCACGCGCCCAAGGGGCTCTTCGCCTaccccgtcgtcgtctccggccccggcgacggctcggcggcggcggcggcggcgaggtactCGCTGCACTGGGTGTCGGAGGCGCACCGGAACGGGTGGCACGTGCTGCTGGACGCCACGGGGCTCGCCGCCGGGGACCGGCTGCCGCTGTCGCTGCACCGGCCGGACTTCGTGACGTGCGCGctggacgacgcgcgcgcgcagccgccgtcggcggcgacggcgacggttaCGTGCCTGCTCGTCAGGAGGAGGTCGTTCGACGTCACCTCCTTAAAGGGAGATAATTGA
- the LOC9271875 gene encoding uncharacterized protein isoform X1, with amino-acid sequence MCGEMEHGFHLHMEHQAIHGGEFKEGICTSIPNPPLPSTSRPNSMVIKKVCRREFIPPHIVAEAISTLRGLDLRWSGPITPGERRYVEQYVLAKYPQYSHGLIGDDASASASDSDVVVEQQRRLQTSSSSARGAPAAAARLEPSRLLDMLARKASFPGSFVSIPEIQARNRVLRRCGLADDDDDYLVLFAPTPRDVLVLVGESYPFFRGNYYMSILAGGEADGGDCVRAFAAYKDAKVIAAPESWLDLRIKGSQLSQYFRRKCKHAPKGLFAYPVVVSGPGDGSAAAAAARYSLHWVSEAHRNGWHVLLDATGLAAGDRLPLSLHRPDFVTCALDDARAQPPSAATATVTCLLVRRRSFDVTSLKGDN; translated from the exons ATGTGTGGAGAGATGGAGCATGGGTTTCACCTCCACATGGAGCACCAG GCTATACATGGTGGAGAATTTAAAGAAGGGATTTGCACGTCGATCCCCAATCCTCCTCTTCCTAGCACATCGAGACCAAATAGCATGGTCATCAAG AAGGTTTGCCGGCGGGAGTTCATCCCGCCGCACATCGTGGCGGAGGCGATCTCGACGCTGCGCGGCCTCGACCTCCGGTGGTCGGGTCCCATCACCCCCGGCGAGCGCCGCTACGTCGAGCAGTACGTCCTCGCCAAGTACCCCCAGTACTCCCACGGCCTCATCGGCGacgacgcctccgcctccgcctccgacagcgacgtcgtcgtcgagcagcagcgccgcctgcagacgtcgtcgtcgtcggcgaggggagcgccggcggcggcggcgaggctggagCCGTCGCGGCTGCTGGACATGCTGGCGAGGAAGGCGTCGTTCCCGGGGAGCTTCGTCTCCATCCCGGAGATCCAGGCGAGGAACCGCGTCCTCCGACGCTGcggcctcgccgacgacgacgacgactacctCGTGCTGTTCGCGCCCACGCCCCGCGACGTGCTCGTGCTCGTCGGCGAGAGCTACCCCTTCTTCCGTGGAAACTACTACATGTccatcctcgccggcggcgaggccgacggcggcgactgcgtCCGCGCGTTCGCGGCGTACAAGGACGCGAAGGTGATCGCggcgccggagtcgtggctggACCTCCGCATCAAGGGCTCCCAGCTCAGCCAGTACTTCCGCCGCAAGTGCAAGCACGCGCCCAAGGGGCTCTTCGCCTaccccgtcgtcgtctccggccccggcgacggctcggcggcggcggcggcggcgaggtactCGCTGCACTGGGTGTCGGAGGCGCACCGGAACGGGTGGCACGTGCTGCTGGACGCCACGGGGCTCGCCGCCGGGGACCGGCTGCCGCTGTCGCTGCACCGGCCGGACTTCGTGACGTGCGCGctggacgacgcgcgcgcgcagccgccgtcggcggcgacggcgacggttaCGTGCCTGCTCGTCAGGAGGAGGTCGTTCGACGTCACCTCCTTAAAGGGAGATAATTGA